One segment of Clavelina lepadiformis chromosome 2, kaClaLepa1.1, whole genome shotgun sequence DNA contains the following:
- the LOC143445505 gene encoding succinate dehydrogenase [ubiquinone] cytochrome b small subunit, mitochondrial-like → MSVANFKFLGALCSKTHNPALRVIGNNFFRVSATLPFSTSSQCISQSSEREFLLRHQVSSEKKTNKNWVIYRVASLGLLGGMVGCFLAPGNAVIDFATVTLLVHHNYFGLKSVIADYAPLVFKDWFTSMLYFTWLLISIVTLGLLYSFNYNNIGFSKALTNFFKL, encoded by the exons CTCATAATCCAGCGTTGAGAGTTATTGGGAACAATTTCTTTAGGGTGTCAGCAACACTGCCATTTTCAACATCCAGCCAATGCATAAGTCAAAGTTCTGAGAGGGAGTTTCTCTTACGCCATCAAGTTTCCTCTGAAA AAAAGACAAACAAGAACTGGGTAATATATCGTGTTGCTTCACTCGGTCTTCTTGGTGGAATGGTTGGATGTTTTCTTGCTCCTGGCAATGCTGTTATTGATTTTGCCACAGTAACCCTTTTAGTACATCACAATTATTT tgGCCTGAAGTCGGTGATTGCAGACTACGCTCCTTTAGTTTTTAAAGACTGGTTCACATCTATGTTGTATTTCACTTGGCTCTTGATAAGCATTGTTACCCTTGGCCTTCTCTATTCATTTAACTACAATAACATTGGATTTTCCAAAGCACTTACCAATTTCTttaagttataa